Proteins from one Mus caroli chromosome 3, CAROLI_EIJ_v1.1, whole genome shotgun sequence genomic window:
- the Psmb4 gene encoding proteasome subunit beta type-4: MEAFWESRAGHWAGGPTPGQFYRIPSTPSGLMDPASAPCEGPITRTQNPMVTGTSVLGVKFDGGVVIAADMLGSYGSLARFRNISRIMRVNDSTMLGASGDYADFQYLKQVLGQMVIDEELLGDGHSYSPRAIHSWLTRAMYSRRSKMNPLWNTMVIGGYADGESFLGYVDMLGVAYEAPSLATGYGAYLAQPLLREVLEKQPVLSQTEARELVERCMRVLYYRDARSYNRFQIATVTEKGVEIEGPLSAQTNWDIAHMISGFE, encoded by the exons ATGGAAGCGTTTTGGGAGTCACGGGCTGGCCACTGGGCCGGGGGTCCGACTCCGGGCCAGTTTTACCGCATCCCGTCCACCCCCAGCGGCCTCATGGACCCGGCGTCGGCGCCCTGCGAGGGTCCCATCACTCGGACCCA GAACCCCATGGTGACCGGGACATCGGTACTCGGGGTGAAGTTCGACGGCGGAGTGGTGATTGCTGCAGACATGCTGGGCTCCTACGGCTCCCTGGCTCGTTTCCGCAATATCTCTCGTATTATGCGAGTCAACGACAGCACTATGCTGGGTGCTTCGGGAGACTACGCTGATTTCCAGTATTTGAAACAAGTTCTCGGCCAGATGGT GATTGATGAAGAGCTGTTGGGAGATGGACACAGCTATAGCCCTAGAGCTATTCATTCATGGTTGACAAGAGCCATGTACAGTCGCCGCTCCAAGATGAATCCCCTGTGGAACACCATGGTCATTGGAGGCTATGCTGATGGAGAAAG CTTCCTCGGTTATGTGGACATGCTTGGTGTAGCTTATGAAGCCCCTTCACTGGCCACTGGTTATGGTGCATACTTGGCTCAG CCTCTGCTTCGAGAAGTTCtagagaagcagccagtgctgagTCAGACTGAGGCTCGGGAGCTTGTGGAGCGCTGCATGAGAGTGCTGTACTACAGAGATGCCCGTTCGTATAACCGG TTTCAAATTGCCACTGTAACTGAAAAAGGTGTCGAGATAGAAGGACCACTGTCAGCACAGACCAACTGGGACATTGCTCACATGATCAG tgGCTTTGAATGA